In Anaeromusa acidaminophila DSM 3853, one genomic interval encodes:
- a CDS encoding flagellar basal body L-ring protein FlgH, with translation MRNTKKWLPAMVVVLLSCWLIPAVHADSLWNDRSMFADRRAQAVGDILTIVISENFSATRSDSNSNGKKSSGSASAGSGSFLSWITAHSYDMKDSFSANGSITNKNVVTARMTATVTAVQPNGNLVIKGTQSIKQNNDEQIISLVGTIRPDDITTSNTVASSAMADAQIFVNGKGPLAQKQKQGILSSIFDFLF, from the coding sequence ATGCGGAACACCAAAAAATGGTTGCCGGCAATGGTAGTAGTGCTATTGTCTTGCTGGCTGATTCCCGCGGTTCATGCGGATTCATTATGGAATGACCGTTCCATGTTTGCCGATCGGCGAGCGCAGGCGGTAGGGGACATTTTGACGATTGTTATCAGCGAAAATTTTAGCGCCACTCGTTCTGATTCCAACTCGAACGGCAAGAAGAGCAGTGGTTCGGCTAGTGCTGGAAGTGGCAGTTTTTTGAGCTGGATTACGGCGCATAGCTATGACATGAAAGATAGCTTTTCGGCAAATGGCAGTATTACGAATAAGAATGTTGTCACGGCCAGAATGACGGCAACGGTGACCGCAGTGCAGCCGAATGGCAATTTGGTCATCAAAGGGACGCAATCAATCAAGCAAAACAATGACGAACAGATCATTAGCTTGGTAGGGACTATTCGTCCAGATGATATTACGACAAGCAATACGGTTGCTTCCTCAGCCATGGCGGATGCGCAAATATTTGTGAATGGCAAAGGGCCGCTTGCGCAAAAGCAGAAACAGGGTATTTTGAGTTCCATATTTGATTTCCTGTTTTGA
- a CDS encoding phosphodiester glycosidase family protein: protein MKQIARIFLMLWLGLWVATAAVWAGAAQPAPVVSGVRYSSGADLLRVVVDADRPMTADWKVDEANNLLIVSFPGRLGANAPNNVDFKDDVVGDLKLTALAGKVELRLPLNTATVEKVFSLQGPDRLVIDIRKAKDTKLEQTLQDGVIYRFWQRATARGPVSIYMLEMDTKKAKLQAVLSQDQIPGLETVSSMTARTGALAAVNGGYFEPDGEIIGLMKMNQEMVSLSYIPRTAVGLYNDGMVRIGKPDDYVGTVKLPNGMLVAVSGINQERTEDSLILYNHFNGDSTGTNDFGAEYVLVKGKIVKINKDKGNTPIPEGGVVLSAHGKAMAAFGGLKVGDAVELKQSLGNLWDRADDVLGAGPTLVQGGQVYVTTKLEKFGDDVAAGRAPRTAIGRTKQGKVLLVVVDGRQQKSIGMTLTEMAILMQELGAEDAMNLDGGGSSEMVVGNEVINRPSDGRERSVGAALAIFPRK from the coding sequence ATGAAACAGATAGCTCGAATTTTTCTTATGCTGTGGCTGGGATTATGGGTGGCGACAGCGGCGGTTTGGGCTGGAGCGGCGCAGCCAGCGCCTGTTGTGAGCGGAGTTCGCTATAGTTCGGGAGCGGATTTGTTGCGAGTCGTTGTAGATGCAGATCGTCCCATGACGGCGGATTGGAAGGTAGACGAAGCCAATAACTTGCTGATTGTCTCGTTTCCAGGTCGCTTGGGGGCGAATGCGCCCAACAACGTAGATTTTAAAGATGATGTTGTGGGGGATTTGAAACTGACGGCTTTGGCTGGCAAGGTTGAATTAAGGCTGCCGTTGAATACGGCCACTGTCGAGAAGGTATTTTCGTTGCAGGGGCCGGATCGTTTGGTTATTGATATTCGTAAAGCCAAAGATACAAAACTTGAGCAAACGTTGCAGGACGGAGTAATCTATCGCTTTTGGCAGCGGGCGACAGCTAGAGGGCCGGTGAGTATTTATATGTTAGAGATGGATACTAAGAAGGCTAAGCTGCAAGCTGTTTTATCACAAGACCAAATTCCTGGGCTGGAAACGGTTTCTTCTATGACGGCACGAACCGGGGCATTGGCCGCCGTGAATGGCGGATATTTTGAACCGGATGGGGAAATTATTGGTTTGATGAAAATGAATCAAGAAATGGTCAGCCTTTCTTACATACCGAGGACGGCGGTAGGCCTTTATAATGATGGCATGGTGCGAATCGGTAAACCGGACGATTACGTCGGTACGGTGAAGCTGCCTAATGGCATGCTGGTGGCGGTTAGCGGCATTAATCAAGAGCGAACGGAAGATAGCTTAATTTTATATAATCATTTTAACGGCGATTCAACAGGAACCAATGATTTTGGAGCCGAATATGTGCTTGTCAAAGGGAAAATTGTAAAAATCAATAAAGATAAAGGCAATACGCCAATTCCTGAGGGCGGTGTCGTTTTGTCAGCTCATGGCAAGGCCATGGCAGCTTTTGGCGGCTTGAAAGTTGGAGACGCAGTGGAGTTAAAGCAGAGTTTAGGCAATCTGTGGGATCGGGCGGATGATGTGTTAGGAGCTGGACCGACGCTTGTTCAAGGCGGTCAAGTGTATGTTACAACCAAATTAGAGAAATTTGGAGATGACGTGGCGGCCGGCAGAGCGCCTCGGACAGCCATTGGCCGGACTAAACAGGGCAAGGTACTCTTGGTGGTAGTTGACGGCAGGCAGCAGAAAAGTATTGGTATGACATTAACTGAGATGGCAATCTTGATGCAGGAACTGGGAGCGGAGGATGCTATGAATTTAGATGGCGGCGGTTCCAGCGAAATGGTAGTAGGAAATGAAGTGATAAATCGGCCGTCGGATGGTCGGGAACGCTCTGTAGGGGCGGCATTGGCCATTTTTCCTAGAAAGTGA
- a CDS encoding biotin/lipoyl-containing protein — protein sequence MIKNNRKWLCWTTLALVLLLAVGTVFAAGVVDHKAVLSGRVSGQDLASAGQDVREGDVLVRVETVAGAQPAVRAAVNGVVREVLVRPGDTIQAGKVVVRVERR from the coding sequence ATGATAAAAAACAACAGAAAGTGGCTTTGCTGGACAACGTTGGCATTAGTGCTGTTATTGGCGGTAGGGACTGTTTTTGCAGCAGGTGTGGTAGATCATAAGGCCGTATTGTCGGGGCGCGTTTCAGGACAGGATTTAGCCAGCGCAGGACAGGATGTTCGCGAGGGAGATGTTCTGGTACGTGTTGAGACAGTGGCAGGTGCGCAGCCTGCTGTAAGGGCCGCTGTGAACGGGGTTGTCAGGGAGGTATTGGTGCGACCTGGCGATACGATTCAGGCCGGCAAAGTGGTTGTGCGAGTTGAACGCAGGTAA
- a CDS encoding SpoIVB peptidase S55 domain-containing protein, producing MVITFKKMGAALAAAFFFWSFSALALAADIMPVGDVRPGMQGIAKTVVAGTDIEEFGVEVIGVLKDKGPSGDLILVRTYGDVIDRTGGIVQGMSGSPVYIDGKLVGAIAYGWSLTDHRVGMLTPIGDMLKLWDSKPTPQVNQATTEEKKNKLSGETGKAGEEQALAMSGSLRPLDTPLMVAGFTPQALKWLGEKVKPLNLVPFAVGASPENAAYGSLQPGSALAAELVRGDVSVGAIGTVTYVEDGKILAFGHPFLRRGGSSYFLSQAYIFTTVPSLESGFKLGSAGPMVGKIAQDRGAGIAGEVGAYPNIVPVRVHVLDKDLQRQQDAGLQVVQDEKLTPLLTTAAVYNVVDKTLDRQGAGTAKVKFEISAPGVPGDVVVRENMFYSPANIGETAMGELFEGLNLLAGNSFQALTLFDVNVQIEVEEERKTAVIMQAKAVQPTVKPGEKAQIQITLKPYRGENIVRTVNYEVPKTQPEGNLSLLVRGGGSIPIAKLMEGQGNLLLELLQKKRTRTLEEEVKRFTESDRNNDIVVEPAPLEEDMSKQGPGSMQAKKPQNKAAKAEEPIVEKKDNKSQGKPGLLGGKEKKDDKGKSKTMTDYIIDGDTMVTLQVKK from the coding sequence ATGGTGATTACCTTTAAAAAAATGGGAGCGGCCCTGGCGGCCGCCTTTTTCTTCTGGAGCTTTTCCGCATTGGCGCTGGCCGCAGATATTATGCCTGTAGGCGATGTGCGTCCAGGTATGCAAGGCATTGCTAAAACAGTAGTGGCTGGGACGGATATTGAAGAATTCGGCGTAGAAGTTATCGGCGTACTGAAAGACAAGGGGCCGTCTGGAGATCTGATTTTAGTACGTACTTATGGCGATGTCATTGATCGCACCGGGGGCATTGTGCAAGGGATGAGCGGCAGTCCAGTCTATATTGACGGTAAGCTGGTTGGCGCTATTGCTTATGGATGGTCCTTGACGGATCATCGGGTTGGCATGCTGACTCCCATTGGGGACATGTTGAAATTGTGGGATTCGAAGCCGACTCCCCAAGTGAATCAGGCGACTACTGAAGAAAAAAAGAACAAATTGTCTGGAGAAACGGGCAAAGCGGGTGAAGAGCAAGCCTTGGCGATGAGCGGCTCCTTACGTCCTCTGGATACGCCGTTGATGGTAGCTGGCTTTACGCCGCAGGCGCTTAAATGGCTGGGTGAAAAGGTGAAGCCTTTGAACTTGGTTCCTTTTGCTGTCGGCGCTTCGCCTGAAAATGCCGCCTATGGCTCTTTGCAGCCTGGCAGCGCTTTAGCTGCGGAACTGGTGCGCGGCGATGTTAGCGTTGGCGCTATTGGTACGGTGACTTATGTAGAAGATGGAAAAATACTTGCTTTTGGCCATCCTTTTTTGCGCCGTGGCGGCAGCAGCTATTTTTTAAGTCAAGCTTACATTTTTACTACTGTTCCTAGCTTAGAAAGCGGTTTTAAACTGGGATCCGCCGGTCCGATGGTTGGGAAAATTGCTCAAGACAGAGGCGCTGGCATTGCGGGTGAGGTAGGGGCGTATCCCAATATTGTACCTGTACGCGTCCATGTATTGGATAAAGATTTGCAACGGCAGCAGGATGCTGGCTTGCAAGTCGTGCAGGATGAAAAGCTGACACCGCTTTTGACTACGGCTGCCGTGTACAATGTAGTGGATAAAACCTTGGACCGTCAAGGAGCGGGTACGGCTAAAGTGAAATTTGAAATTTCTGCGCCTGGGGTTCCAGGAGACGTAGTGGTGCGCGAGAACATGTTTTATAGTCCGGCTAATATTGGTGAAACCGCCATGGGAGAGCTCTTTGAAGGGTTGAATTTATTGGCTGGAAACTCATTTCAAGCATTGACTTTATTTGATGTAAACGTGCAAATTGAAGTGGAAGAAGAACGAAAAACAGCGGTGATTATGCAGGCTAAAGCTGTACAGCCTACGGTAAAGCCCGGAGAAAAAGCGCAGATTCAAATTACGTTAAAACCGTATCGAGGCGAAAATATTGTTCGTACCGTCAATTATGAAGTTCCTAAAACGCAGCCGGAAGGAAATTTGTCGTTGTTGGTGCGTGGAGGCGGTTCCATTCCGATCGCGAAGCTTATGGAGGGACAAGGGAACCTGTTGCTGGAACTCCTGCAGAAAAAGCGCACTCGCACTTTGGAAGAAGAAGTGAAACGTTTTACGGAAAGCGATCGAAATAACGATATTGTTGTGGAACCCGCTCCGTTGGAAGAAGACATGTCTAAACAGGGGCCCGGATCCATGCAGGCGAAGAAACCGCAAAACAAGGCAGCCAAAGCAGAAGAACCGATCGTGGAGAAAAAAGACAATAAATCCCAAGGAAAACCAGGCTTGCTCGGAGGGAAAGAGAAGAAAGACGACAAAGGCAAGTCTAAAACCATGACAGACTATATTATTGACGGCGATACTATGGTGACGTTGCAAGTTAAAAAATAA
- a CDS encoding MlaE family ABC transporter permease — MVEEFFGAVGRSVLSASARCGRFSLLALDAFGQLVKQRPSLRHTLQQMAHLGVNSLPIVMLTMLFTGMVMTVQTASEFIKYGAQSSVGGVIAIAMGRELSPVLTGVVVAGRVGAAITAEIGSMKVTEQIDALRVMATNPVAYLVVPRLLAMVVMLPMLVVFADLIGTIGGYLVATFYAGIGSQTFLNSIKVFAVVNDVTGGLVKAAFFGVIISLMGCYKGLHAKAGAEGVGKATTGSVVNSIILIFVSNYFLSLLLYR; from the coding sequence ATGGTCGAAGAATTTTTTGGGGCGGTTGGTCGGTCCGTGTTAAGCGCGTCCGCGCGTTGCGGCCGTTTTAGCCTATTGGCGCTGGATGCGTTTGGACAACTGGTAAAGCAGCGACCTAGCTTACGACATACGCTGCAGCAAATGGCGCATTTGGGAGTGAACTCTTTGCCGATTGTCATGTTGACGATGCTGTTTACGGGCATGGTTATGACGGTTCAGACGGCTAGTGAGTTTATTAAGTATGGAGCGCAATCGTCGGTTGGGGGCGTCATTGCCATTGCGATGGGACGCGAACTTTCACCGGTTTTGACCGGCGTAGTGGTAGCTGGTCGTGTTGGCGCGGCCATTACGGCGGAAATCGGCTCTATGAAGGTAACCGAGCAAATTGACGCTTTACGAGTGATGGCGACAAATCCAGTGGCTTACTTGGTCGTGCCCCGGCTATTGGCGATGGTTGTCATGCTGCCGATGCTTGTGGTATTTGCAGATTTGATTGGAACGATTGGCGGTTATTTAGTCGCTACTTTCTATGCGGGCATTGGTTCACAGACGTTTTTGAATTCTATCAAAGTTTTTGCAGTGGTAAATGATGTTACCGGCGGTTTGGTGAAAGCAGCTTTTTTTGGCGTGATTATCTCTTTGATGGGATGCTATAAGGGGTTGCATGCAAAAGCTGGCGCCGAAGGAGTCGGCAAGGCGACGACCGGTTCGGTTGTCAATTCGATTATCTTAATCTTTGTGAGCAATTATTTTCTTTCACTGCTTTTGTATCGCTGA
- a CDS encoding flagellar basal body P-ring protein FlgI, with translation MRRLTALLLCFCFLCSLAPSMSEAAWGGSAATRIKDVAKIQGVRNNQLVGYGLVVGLAGTGDSDKISQTIQSIKNMLMGFGVMPSTTQMKPKNVAAVMVTATLPAFAKPGDTIDATISSMGDAKSLQGGVLLQTPLKAANGQVYAAAQGPVSTGGFVAGGGGASQQKNFPTVGMTPNGAIVEKEVAFNLGGNGTLTLSLAQPDFTTASRIVEALDGRFGSISRARDAGTIQIQVPPYYDKDLVSFIASVEELPIVPDAIAKVVINERTGTVVMGSNITVDEVAVAQGGLSIKITKSAGVSQPPPFSGGSTVVVPNTTVDVKEENRNMLLLPAASSVGDVVNALNSVGATPRDVISILQAMKASGALHADLQII, from the coding sequence ATGAGACGATTAACGGCTCTGCTGCTTTGCTTTTGTTTTTTGTGTTCCTTGGCGCCATCCATGAGCGAGGCGGCTTGGGGCGGCAGCGCAGCGACACGAATTAAAGATGTGGCTAAAATCCAAGGCGTGCGCAATAATCAATTGGTAGGCTACGGCTTGGTTGTTGGTTTGGCTGGGACTGGTGATTCGGATAAAATCAGCCAGACGATCCAATCCATAAAGAATATGTTGATGGGTTTTGGCGTTATGCCTTCTACAACACAAATGAAACCGAAAAACGTGGCGGCAGTTATGGTAACGGCTACATTGCCGGCATTTGCTAAGCCTGGTGATACAATTGACGCGACCATCTCATCGATGGGGGATGCAAAAAGTCTGCAAGGCGGAGTGCTTTTGCAAACACCTTTGAAAGCGGCTAACGGGCAGGTCTATGCGGCTGCGCAGGGACCTGTTTCTACAGGCGGTTTTGTAGCTGGCGGCGGCGGCGCCAGCCAGCAAAAGAACTTTCCTACTGTCGGCATGACGCCCAATGGAGCGATTGTTGAAAAAGAAGTTGCCTTCAATTTAGGTGGGAATGGTACGTTGACTCTTTCCTTGGCTCAACCTGATTTTACAACGGCAAGCCGAATTGTAGAGGCTTTAGATGGACGGTTTGGTTCTATAAGCCGAGCGAGGGATGCTGGTACCATTCAGATTCAAGTCCCGCCATATTATGACAAAGATTTGGTTAGTTTTATTGCTTCGGTGGAGGAACTGCCCATTGTGCCGGATGCGATAGCTAAGGTCGTTATTAATGAGCGCACCGGAACGGTTGTTATGGGATCTAATATCACCGTTGACGAAGTTGCAGTAGCGCAGGGCGGCTTGAGTATAAAAATTACCAAGAGCGCTGGCGTATCTCAACCTCCGCCGTTTTCCGGCGGCAGTACTGTAGTGGTACCCAATACAACTGTGGATGTAAAAGAGGAAAATCGCAATATGCTGCTGTTGCCTGCAGCCTCTAGCGTGGGAGATGTGGTGAATGCCTTGAATTCCGTAGGGGCGACTCCGCGGGATGTAATTTCGATCTTGCAAGCTATGAAAGCATCCGGGGCGTTGCACGCAGACTTACAGATCATCTAA
- the flgF gene encoding flagellar basal-body rod protein FlgF yields the protein MIRGIYAAASGMIAEGLRTDVTANNLANVSTMGFKKEIAVNKDFEKMLLWRINDGMETPQIGSVGAGAAVDQIVTDHSQGATRSTQGSLDVAIEGDGFFVVQTPQGQRYTRAGAFAIGPNNQLVTMQGYAVLGTDGQPITIEGPGGASRINITSDGIVELNPTEAGGVPTEAGRLQVVSFADAKRLAKEGQNLFTAPGGDRPQPMATPALRQGYLEMSNVNAVQEMVNLITAYRAYEIDSKAVQSEDSLLDKAVNEIGRA from the coding sequence ATGATTCGAGGGATCTATGCAGCAGCATCCGGCATGATTGCGGAAGGTCTGCGTACCGATGTTACAGCGAATAACCTGGCCAATGTCAGTACGATGGGATTTAAGAAAGAGATTGCCGTCAATAAAGACTTTGAAAAAATGCTATTGTGGCGCATTAACGATGGCATGGAGACGCCACAAATCGGTTCGGTCGGCGCTGGGGCGGCAGTCGATCAGATTGTGACCGACCATAGCCAAGGAGCGACGCGTAGTACGCAAGGCTCGTTGGATGTAGCCATTGAGGGGGACGGCTTTTTCGTTGTGCAAACTCCCCAAGGACAGCGATATACCAGGGCGGGAGCTTTTGCAATTGGACCGAACAATCAACTGGTGACAATGCAAGGGTATGCAGTATTAGGAACAGACGGACAGCCAATCACTATCGAAGGCCCCGGCGGAGCTAGCCGTATTAATATTACCAGTGATGGCATAGTAGAGCTGAATCCTACGGAAGCTGGCGGTGTTCCTACAGAAGCAGGACGGTTGCAGGTGGTTTCTTTTGCTGATGCTAAGCGCTTGGCGAAAGAGGGACAAAACTTGTTTACCGCTCCAGGAGGAGATCGCCCGCAGCCCATGGCAACGCCAGCGCTTCGGCAGGGATATTTGGAAATGTCTAATGTTAATGCGGTGCAGGAAATGGTGAATTTGATTACAGCGTACCGCGCTTATGAAATTGATTCCAAAGCAGTGCAATCAGAGGACTCATTGCTGGATAAAGCGGTCAATGAAATTGGCCGGGCGTAA
- a CDS encoding rod-binding protein — MRIEPIGQSGVQAGLGANAQTTAAVAGDAVFADQLRQAESAAKLKGQSGDEAKLKRVCQEMESVFLNMLLTTMRSSVPKTGLTGEDSHGEEIMQSMLDQELSKNMSQAGGIGLADMMYRQLSMTNSASVKANSQPSR; from the coding sequence ATGCGGATAGAACCAATTGGACAGAGCGGCGTTCAAGCGGGCCTGGGCGCTAATGCGCAGACGACGGCGGCTGTGGCTGGAGATGCGGTATTTGCCGATCAACTGCGGCAAGCGGAAAGCGCGGCAAAACTCAAAGGACAGTCAGGCGACGAGGCGAAGCTGAAACGCGTGTGTCAGGAAATGGAATCTGTGTTTTTGAATATGCTGCTGACAACGATGCGTTCGAGCGTGCCCAAAACCGGTTTGACTGGCGAAGATTCTCATGGAGAAGAGATTATGCAATCCATGTTGGATCAGGAATTGAGCAAGAACATGTCCCAGGCGGGGGGCATTGGCTTAGCAGATATGATGTATAGGCAATTAAGCATGACTAATAGCGCCAGTGTGAAAGCAAACAGCCAGCCATCCCGTTAG
- a CDS encoding ABC transporter ATP-binding protein, with product MIRMEDVNVQWDGRHILRDVNLEIHKGEIFVIIGPSGSGKSTLLRLIIGLAKPTSGRIFVLGEDVTQLDEEAMNQVRLRMGMVFQYSALFDSMTVGDNVAFGLRQHTDMGEEEIAKIVSRKLRMVGLVGREDLLPGQLSGGMKKRVSLARAIANNPEVVLYDEPAAGLDPVMTEKIDRLILGARRMTGVTSVVVTHYMNSAMRIADRIAMLHEGKVIAIDTKERIQETTDPVVYQFIHGMKRPGTAAMRRMLSEGKYE from the coding sequence ATAATTCGCATGGAAGATGTCAATGTCCAGTGGGATGGGCGACATATTTTGCGCGATGTTAACTTAGAAATTCATAAAGGTGAGATTTTTGTCATTATCGGCCCTAGCGGGTCCGGCAAAAGCACGCTGCTGCGTTTGATTATTGGCTTGGCTAAGCCGACGAGCGGTCGTATTTTTGTATTAGGAGAAGATGTAACGCAACTGGACGAAGAGGCTATGAATCAGGTTCGTTTGCGTATGGGGATGGTCTTTCAGTATTCAGCTCTATTTGACTCGATGACCGTTGGGGATAATGTAGCTTTTGGGTTGCGCCAGCATACGGATATGGGAGAAGAGGAAATTGCCAAGATCGTCAGCCGCAAGCTGCGCATGGTAGGCTTGGTTGGGCGGGAGGATCTGCTGCCAGGTCAACTGTCGGGGGGCATGAAGAAACGGGTTAGCTTGGCTAGGGCTATTGCCAATAATCCGGAAGTCGTTTTGTATGATGAACCGGCAGCAGGCCTGGACCCCGTGATGACGGAAAAGATAGATCGGCTCATTTTAGGGGCGCGGCGTATGACGGGGGTAACGTCGGTGGTTGTTACCCACTACATGAACAGCGCTATGAGGATTGCAGATCGAATTGCCATGTTGCATGAAGGAAAAGTTATTGCTATTGATACGAAAGAGCGTATACAGGAAACGACAGATCCTGTGGTATATCAGTTTATTCATGGAATGAAACGGCCAGGGACGGCCGCCATGAGGAGGATGTTGAGTGAAGGCAAGTACGAATAA
- the flgA gene encoding flagellar basal body P-ring formation chaperone FlgA, which yields MKRLLNWMLAGAFFLLPFCSVAEARIIDASEVASAAVGEVYRQADVQPGDERLQVRVVSLPERLEVPDGEIKLQVDLLYGLRYNAPTVARVVAMQDTQKVGQTILRLDVRQYQEVVVASRMLPGKTLLQSSDLKRLRLETGRLPDGFLVDPAKAIGQQLQRPLRSGDILMESMLLQPIIMRRGAAVTLQVRQGEMLISVAGEALQDGSIGQRIRVKNLLSKRIVTAKVIDEATVEVTASRR from the coding sequence ATGAAACGCCTACTAAATTGGATGTTGGCAGGGGCTTTTTTTCTCCTGCCTTTTTGTTCCGTAGCAGAAGCTCGCATAATTGATGCGAGCGAAGTTGCAAGCGCAGCAGTGGGGGAAGTATATCGCCAGGCAGATGTACAACCGGGAGATGAACGCTTGCAGGTGCGTGTGGTTTCGTTGCCGGAACGATTGGAAGTTCCAGATGGCGAAATCAAACTGCAGGTGGATTTGCTCTATGGGCTGCGTTACAATGCGCCGACCGTGGCGCGGGTAGTAGCCATGCAAGATACGCAAAAAGTAGGTCAAACAATTTTGCGCTTGGATGTGCGGCAGTATCAAGAAGTGGTTGTGGCATCGCGTATGTTGCCGGGGAAAACCTTGTTGCAGTCGAGTGACTTGAAGCGGTTGCGCCTGGAAACGGGGCGCTTGCCGGACGGTTTTTTAGTAGATCCGGCAAAAGCCATTGGGCAGCAGTTGCAAAGGCCGCTGCGGAGCGGGGACATACTTATGGAGTCGATGTTGTTGCAGCCCATTATCATGCGGCGAGGAGCGGCTGTAACCCTTCAGGTTCGGCAGGGTGAAATGCTTATCAGTGTTGCTGGAGAAGCGTTGCAAGATGGGAGTATTGGGCAGCGCATACGTGTGAAAAACTTGTTGTCGAAGCGAATCGTTACAGCGAAAGTAATTGATGAGGCTACAGTGGAAGTAACTGCATCCAGGAGGTAA
- the flgG gene encoding flagellar basal-body rod protein FlgG encodes MMRALWTAGTGMRAQQSNLDVISNNLANVNTTGFKKQRAEFEDLMYQTERQPGMTSSGNNNMLPTGVQLGHGVRLTATARDFFQGNFQSTSNPMDMVIEGDGFFQITMPDGTLAYTRNGAFKLDGNGNVVTSEGYLLEPAIQVPEGSTDFGVSRDGIVTITPAGQTTPQEIGQITIARFINNAGLKSIGKNLYTETVASGAPVVGNPGDNNSGTIVTNFIEMSNVQVVDEMVNMIVAQRAYEMNSKAVTTADSMLEVAAGLKR; translated from the coding sequence ATGATGCGGGCACTTTGGACGGCAGGTACGGGCATGCGGGCCCAACAGAGTAATTTGGATGTAATCTCTAATAACTTGGCAAACGTGAATACTACCGGCTTTAAAAAACAGCGGGCGGAGTTTGAAGATTTAATGTATCAAACAGAGCGTCAGCCTGGCATGACAAGCAGCGGTAATAACAATATGCTGCCAACAGGCGTGCAACTCGGTCATGGTGTGCGTTTGACGGCAACGGCTCGTGATTTTTTTCAAGGGAACTTTCAGTCGACAAGCAATCCAATGGACATGGTTATAGAAGGAGACGGATTTTTCCAGATTACCATGCCGGATGGAACGTTGGCGTATACACGTAATGGCGCGTTTAAGCTAGACGGCAATGGCAATGTGGTTACTTCCGAAGGCTACCTGCTGGAACCGGCGATTCAAGTACCGGAAGGCTCTACTGACTTTGGCGTATCTCGTGACGGAATTGTAACGATTACGCCTGCTGGCCAAACAACACCGCAGGAAATCGGACAAATTACGATTGCTCGCTTTATCAATAATGCAGGTTTGAAGAGTATAGGCAAGAATTTGTATACCGAGACGGTCGCTTCTGGAGCGCCGGTAGTCGGCAATCCGGGAGATAATAATTCCGGCACGATTGTTACAAATTTTATTGAAATGTCCAACGTTCAGGTTGTAGATGAAATGGTGAATATGATTGTGGCGCAGCGCGCTTATGAAATGAATTCTAAAGCCGTGACCACTGCCGACTCTATGCTGGAAGTGGCCGCTGGGTTGAAACGCTAG